The window ACGAACGGTCGCAGTCTGCTAAGAGCAAGTGCTACTAAATCAACTCAACCAAACGATGTCACGAGCCTTGAACAGACGTTCGTTTGGAGTACGGATCAGGAAATGCCCCGTCCAAGATCCAGAGGAAATCCTGGCTGCGTTTCGCCTGCGCGTGTGGTGACGTCAACTCGTGTTGATTGATGCATATAGATTACTTACTATAGTTGCACCCAGTACGCGCCAGTACGCGTGCATGCATCAGCAGTGGCAATTGCAATTTGGCACCACATGCCAATATTTTTCCCTTGCAAATTTGGCACCACACAAAGCAGTACGAGTACTATACTCGAACGGAACGCCTCTTCCCTCCCGTTTCCGTCCCTATATAAGCCGCGCGCCACCACTCCACAGCTTCCAAGAGCGCACCGCCAGCCATCCTGAGCTTCTGAGCTTGTCTTCCTTCCAACTCACCGATCCCGAGACACTCTCACCAAGCCTGTCTGTAGCTAATTAACAATGGCGGCCTCCGTCGAGTACAACCGGGTGTCCGCCCACCCGTGGCCGACCAATGCGCAGCCCAAGGCCGCCTTCGACCTCTTCTCCTCCTCGGGCGGCAACGGCGGCAGGCGCCGCTCGGGCGCCGACTCCGACTCGGACGACGAGGACGGCATCCCGCCGGACTGGCGCTCGCTCTACAGCCCGCGGCTCGACGTGGAGCCATCGGTCAAGGACCCCCGCGACGAGGCCACCTCCGACGCCTGGGTCAAGCGCCACCCGGCGCTCGTCCGCCTCACCGGCAAGCACCCGTTCAACTCCGAGCCCCCGCTGCCGCGCCTCATGTCCCACGGCTTCATCACCCCGGTCCCGCTCCACTACGTGCGCAACCACGGCGCCGTGCCCAAGGCCGACTGGTCCACCTGGACCGTCGAGGTCACCGGCCTCGTCAAGCGCCCGGTGAAGCTCACCATGGAGGAGCTCGTCACGGGGTTCCAGGCCGTCGAGTTCCCCGTCACGCTGGTGTGCGCCGGCAACCGCCGCAAGGAGCAGAACATGGTGCGCCAGTCGTCGGGCTTCAACTGGGGCCCCGGGGCCATTTCCACCACCGTGTGGCGCGGCGTGCGCCTCCGCGACGTGCTGCGCCGGTGCGGCGTCATGGGGGCCGGCGTCGCGTCGAACGTGTGCTTCGAGGGCGCCGAGGACCtccccggcggcggcgggtgcAAGTACGGCACCAGCCTCCGGCGGTCCGTGGCCATGGACCCGGCCCGCGACGTCATCCTCGCCTACATGCAGAACGGCGAGCCGCTGGCGCCGGACCACGGCTTCCCCGTGCGCGTCATCGTGCCGGGCTTCATCGGCGGGCGCATGGTGAAGTGGCTGAAGCGCATCGTCGTGGCCTGCAACGAGTCGGAGAGCTACTACCACTACCGCGACAACCGCGTGCTCCCGTCACACGTCGACGCCGAGCTCGCCAATGCCGAAGGTACTTTCGATTTGCCTTCTCTCCTAGATAGCCGCGTAGTATGTAGTACGTCGCGTGCATGCCGACATGCATGCCAGGTGACGACGGCGAGCCTGACGGTGTCTGTGTTGTCTGGATGTTTCAGCTTGGTGGTACAAGCCGGAGTGCATGATCAACGAGCTCAATATCAACTCGGTGATCACCACGCCCGGACACGACGAGGTGCTGCCCATCAACGCGCTGACGACGCAGAAGCCGTATACGATGAAGGGATATGCCTACTCCGGTGAGTCCCCCCTCCTCCGACCCTCATCTCATCTCCGTCGTCACCCGACTGACACACTCACCCCTGTCGTATAATTCTCGGCCCTGTCTGATACATGTCCTGTCGGCATTCATTTTGGGCTTGGGCCTGCTCGATACAGACAAGCCTCGTAACTTCCAGCCTGCTTGTACGAGTATCTGGGCCTGGGTTGACTATTCTAACATTGGCGGTGTTGTTTTTAACCAGGCGGTGGCCGGAAAGTTACGCGGGTGGAGGTGACCCTTGACGGCGGCGAGACGTGGCAGGTGTGCGAGCTGGACCACCCGGAGCGGCCGACCAAGTACGGCAAGTACTGGTGCTGGTGCTTCTGGTCCGTCGACGTCGAGGTGCTCGACCTGCTCGGCGCCAAGGAGATGGCCGTCCGCGCGTGGGACGAGGCCCTCAACACCCAGCCGGAGAGGCTCATCTGGAACCTCATGGGCATGATGAACAACTGCTGGTTCCGGGTGAAGATCAACGTCTGCCGCCCCCACAAGGGCGAGATCGGCCTCGTCTTCGACCACCCGACGCAGCCGGGGAACCAGTCCGGCGGCTGGATGGCGCGGCAGAAGCACATCGAGACGTCCGAGACCACCCAGGGCACGCTCAAGCGGAGCACCTCCACGCCCTTCATGTCCACCGCCTCCGCCCAGTACACCATGTCCGAGGTGCGCCGCCACGCCTCCAAGGAGTCGGCGTGGATCGTCGTGCACGGCCACGTCTACGACTGCACGGGCTTCCTCAAGGACCACCCAGGTGGCGCCGACAGCATCCTCATCAACGCCGGCTCCGACTGCACCGAGGAGTTCGACGCCATCCACTCCGCCAAGGCCCGCGGCCTCCTCGAGATGTACCGCGTCGGCGAGCTCATCGCCACCGGCGCCGACTACTCGCCGCAGAGCAGCAACGCcgacctcgccgccatcgtcgAGGCTCCCTCTGTTGTTGTTGAGCCGCTTCCCCAGCTGCTGCCGGCCTCGACCGTCGCCCTCGCCAACCCGCGGGAGAAGGTGCGATGCCGTCTCGTCGACAAGAAGAGCATGTCCGACAACGTGCGCCTCTTCCGCTTCGCGCTCCCGTCGCCTGACCAGAAGCTCGGGCTGCCCGTCGGCAAGCACGTGTACGTCTGCGCGTCCACCGGCGGCAAGCTCTGCATGCGCGCGTACACGCCCACCAGCTCCGTCGAGGAggtcggccacgtggagctcctcaTCAAGATATACTTCAAGGACGAGGATCCCAAGTTCCCCGCCGGCGGGCTCATGTCGCAGTACCTCGACTCCCTGCCGCTCGGTGCACCCGTCGACATCAAGGGCCCCGTGGGCCACATCGAGTATGCCGGCCGCGGCGCCTTCACGGTGGGCGGCGAGCGCCGGTTCGCGCGCCGGCTCGCCATGGTGGCCGGCGGGACGGGGATCACGCCCGTGTACCAGGTGATCCAGGCCGTGCTGAGGGACCAGCCCGATGACACCACGGAGATGCACCTGGTGTACGCGAACCGCACCGAGGACGACATGCTCCTGCGGGAGGAGATCGACCGGTGGGCGGCCGCGCACCCCGCGCGGCTCAAGGTGTGGTACCTGGTGAGCAAGGTGGCGCGGCCGGAGGACGCGTGGGGATACGGCGTGGGTAGGGTCAATGAACAGGTCCTCAGAGATCACCTGCCCCTGGGCGGCGACGGCGAGACGCTCGCGCTCGTCTGCGGGCCGCCGGCGATGCTTGAGTGCACGGTGCGCCCGGGCCTGGAGAAGATGGGGTACGACCTCGACAAGGATTGCCTCGTCTTCTAAGCGGATAGCGCAGGCCGCCGCGCGCGACAATGTTTAGCTGTACATAGCACGCAGACACGTAGTAATAGTAGCATAGTAAGCGCGGGAGTCGAAATTCTCTTTGAGTTCTGGTACATACTAGTGGAGGTGGTCGATCGGACCGTGATGGCCAAATCGGCCATGGGAGTGCAGCCCGTTGTCCTTTTTGTGTCGATCTATGTATGAATTGATGACACTATTAGAGCAATAAAAATGAAGAATCATTTGCAAAAACGAATCTTCAACGAGTAGCCTCCGCCTACGCGCGCATGGACTACGGCCAGGGACCGTGGTGGTCAATGGCCTCGGGCAGCGCTCCTTCATGCCTTGTCGGCATGGTGCTCGGTACGGCGCAGCGGCTCATGCTTCGTCTAGTCATCCTCCTTCGACGGTTCTGCTGATCTACGTGGCAGGAGGGCCGAAGGTGGCCTCCACAAGGTGCGGGTGCGTTGGTCGCCATGTGGCATGTTCGGTGGTGGTGGTAGGGGTGGTGTCATGGACCCTCGTGTTGGAGGTTGAGCGTCGCTGGGCTCCGTGAGGTGCGGTTTGTTGCAACAATATCGGTGTCGGGTAGCTCCGATGGTGGTAGCTTCAACAGTGGGCTTGCCGACGCCGGTGCGGGATGATGTGCGGGTGAGGTGGCGTGGGAACTCGAGCGAAGACCCTATCTCGGCATTGTGCCGTGACCAGCGATGGCGGCGGCTGTGGCCGTTGTGTTGGGGaatatagcatgcaatttcaaaaaaaaaaactacaatcacgcaagatctatctagaagatgtatagcaacgagagggggagagtgtgtccgcgtaccctcgtagaccgaaagcgtaagcgttagttaacgcgattgatgtag is drawn from Triticum dicoccoides isolate Atlit2015 ecotype Zavitan chromosome 6B, WEW_v2.0, whole genome shotgun sequence and contains these coding sequences:
- the LOC119325320 gene encoding nitrate reductase [NAD(P)H], coding for MAASVEYNRVSAHPWPTNAQPKAAFDLFSSSGGNGGRRRSGADSDSDDEDGIPPDWRSLYSPRLDVEPSVKDPRDEATSDAWVKRHPALVRLTGKHPFNSEPPLPRLMSHGFITPVPLHYVRNHGAVPKADWSTWTVEVTGLVKRPVKLTMEELVTGFQAVEFPVTLVCAGNRRKEQNMVRQSSGFNWGPGAISTTVWRGVRLRDVLRRCGVMGAGVASNVCFEGAEDLPGGGGCKYGTSLRRSVAMDPARDVILAYMQNGEPLAPDHGFPVRVIVPGFIGGRMVKWLKRIVVACNESESYYHYRDNRVLPSHVDAELANAEAWWYKPECMINELNINSVITTPGHDEVLPINALTTQKPYTMKGYAYSGGGRKVTRVEVTLDGGETWQVCELDHPERPTKYGKYWCWCFWSVDVEVLDLLGAKEMAVRAWDEALNTQPERLIWNLMGMMNNCWFRVKINVCRPHKGEIGLVFDHPTQPGNQSGGWMARQKHIETSETTQGTLKRSTSTPFMSTASAQYTMSEVRRHASKESAWIVVHGHVYDCTGFLKDHPGGADSILINAGSDCTEEFDAIHSAKARGLLEMYRVGELIATGADYSPQSSNADLAAIVEAPSVVVEPLPQLLPASTVALANPREKVRCRLVDKKSMSDNVRLFRFALPSPDQKLGLPVGKHVYVCASTGGKLCMRAYTPTSSVEEVGHVELLIKIYFKDEDPKFPAGGLMSQYLDSLPLGAPVDIKGPVGHIEYAGRGAFTVGGERRFARRLAMVAGGTGITPVYQVIQAVLRDQPDDTTEMHLVYANRTEDDMLLREEIDRWAAAHPARLKVWYLVSKVARPEDAWGYGVGRVNEQVLRDHLPLGGDGETLALVCGPPAMLECTVRPGLEKMGYDLDKDCLVF